CAACACTGCCGGCCGGATGGCATAGCCTCACTCCTATTTGGCAAGGTGGGGAGGAAATAATTAAACATAGCTTGCCTCACACTCAGCTTGCGCCGACTTGGCAATTACTACTTTTAGGTGATGGCTCACCCACTAGGCATTTAGAATTACTCACGGGTGAACCGACAGAGGTCGATGTTATCGATATGTCGTTAATTGGCATGGACTCAGATAACGCACCGAATTTAATCCAATCTGTGCCAGGGCCAAGGCTGCGGCGGCAAGTGTGGCTAAGAACTGCTTCTGGTCAGCGATTAGCTTATGCAACTTCTTGGTGGGAAGCTAGCCATGTAGATGAGTATTTGCAAAATCGTTCACTGCCAATTTGGGCAAGTCTAGCACGTCTCCGCACAGAGTTATATCGGGATGTGCGTGGTGTTTATTATGGATACTCAGAGGCTTTACAATCAGGCTTTGGCGTGGATGGGCCTTTTTGGGGTCGTCATTACCTGTTTTGGCATCATGGAAAACCTTTAACCTTGATCTATGAAGTTTTTTCGCCTTATTTAACTAAATACTTGGGGCCGATGCAGCTAAGTTCTAGCAATGGCAAAGTATAGTAGGTGACAGGGAATAGGTACTCCACAGGTTACTAATCTCAGGCTTTTACCATTTATGTATATCCGAGCTTATCTAGTTACTACCTTATAAAAATTCAATGGATTAAACAAACATAGAAAGTAAATAACTAAGAAAGGACAATTAACGTCTAAATTCCTTCGACATCAGACTGCTTATTATTCAACGGGTATAGATTAAAAAATCATTGCTCAAGTTTATATTGGAATGAGTAATCTATTTCAGTGATATGCAGTAAAAATATAACAACTTCAACAGTAAGTATGCTGATAAAAAATGCAATTTTTTGATGTTGACTAAGCCTGAACTACAGCAATTGCTGGATTTTCACCCTCTTTAATTTGTCAATTAAAAAAAAGTAAGGACAGATTGTAAAAATTAAATATAATATATGGCTTGGATCTGGCAATAAACAAGAACTGTAAAACAAGACACTAATGACTTGTAGCTTTTTGTTGTTAGTTTGATTCTCAAAGTGATTATAATGACCAATTTGTCACACATACTTTGCTAG
Above is a genomic segment from Nostoc sp. MS1 containing:
- a CDS encoding chorismate lyase, which encodes MTVISTTTNNSTLPAGWHSLTPIWQGGEEIIKHSLPHTQLAPTWQLLLLGDGSPTRHLELLTGEPTEVDVIDMSLIGMDSDNAPNLIQSVPGPRLRRQVWLRTASGQRLAYATSWWEASHVDEYLQNRSLPIWASLARLRTELYRDVRGVYYGYSEALQSGFGVDGPFWGRHYLFWHHGKPLTLIYEVFSPYLTKYLGPMQLSSSNGKV